One region of Streptomyces sp. CG4 genomic DNA includes:
- a CDS encoding type III effector protein yields MTPADQPVSSSADAASPASFLAAAAALHAIDDALQAARHEVPGTAQTHDVGAEQALASLMLLRQVREQLAGWETGLIETARHAGASWADLAHPLGVASRQAAERRYLRGRPGPAGTTGEQRVQATRERRAAARTTATWARRNAADLRRIAGQITALTDLPTAARNPLSQLHEALAHDDPAELIRPLNATRPHLATTHPDLAARLDALTPP; encoded by the coding sequence ATGACCCCGGCCGACCAGCCGGTATCGTCCAGCGCCGACGCCGCAAGCCCGGCGTCGTTCCTCGCCGCTGCGGCAGCCCTGCACGCCATAGACGACGCCCTGCAGGCCGCCCGGCACGAGGTCCCCGGCACTGCCCAGACGCACGACGTCGGCGCGGAGCAGGCCCTGGCCTCTCTTATGCTGCTGCGGCAGGTGCGTGAGCAGCTCGCCGGATGGGAGACCGGCCTGATCGAAACCGCCCGCCACGCGGGTGCCAGCTGGGCCGACCTCGCCCACCCCCTGGGCGTCGCCAGCCGCCAGGCCGCCGAGCGCCGCTACCTGCGCGGCCGCCCCGGCCCCGCAGGAACCACCGGCGAACAGCGCGTCCAGGCCACCCGCGAACGCCGCGCTGCCGCACGCACCACCGCCACCTGGGCCCGCCGCAACGCGGCCGACCTGCGCCGCATCGCCGGCCAGATCACCGCCCTCACCGACCTGCCCACCGCGGCCCGCAACCCGCTCAGCCAGCTCCACGAAGCCCTCGCCCACGACGACCCCGCCGAGCTCATCCGCCCCCTCAACGCCACCCGCCCTCACCTGGCCACCACCCACCCCGACCTCGCCGCCCGGCTCGACGCCCTCACGCCCCCCTGA
- a CDS encoding Hsp20/alpha crystallin family protein: MLMRTDPFRELDRLAQQLLGPGTWSRPSPMPMDAYREGDEYVVAFDIPGVTADAIDIDVERNMLTVKAERRPVAKADDVQMELSERPLGVFSRQIVLADTLDTERIQADYDAGVLTLRIPITERAKPRKISIGVGSGRKEISG, from the coding sequence ATGTTGATGCGCACTGACCCCTTCCGTGAGCTGGACCGGCTGGCGCAGCAGCTGCTGGGCCCGGGCACCTGGTCCCGGCCGTCTCCGATGCCGATGGACGCCTACCGCGAGGGCGACGAGTACGTGGTGGCCTTCGACATCCCCGGCGTCACCGCCGACGCGATCGACATCGACGTCGAGCGGAACATGCTCACCGTCAAGGCCGAGCGCCGGCCCGTGGCGAAGGCCGACGACGTGCAGATGGAACTGTCCGAGCGACCGCTGGGCGTCTTCTCCCGCCAGATCGTGCTCGCCGACACCCTCGACACCGAGCGCATCCAGGCCGACTACGACGCAGGCGTGCTCACCCTGCGCATCCCGATCACCGAGCGCGCCAAGCCCCGCAAGATCTCCATCGGCGTCGGCTCCGGCCGCAAGGAGATCTCC